A genomic region of Paralichthys olivaceus isolate ysfri-2021 chromosome 18, ASM2471397v2, whole genome shotgun sequence contains the following coding sequences:
- the ddx54 gene encoding ATP-dependent RNA helicase DDX54, translating to MAQRKKKLTKKKRHTSNREMDADSDNADFELAAEIKEDDSPGKKLPRFPASSDCLSDVEPDTRVLVRAQNKKKKKSGGFQSMGLSYPVYKGVMKKGYKVPTPIQRKTVPVILDGKDIVAMARTGSGKTAAFLIPMFEKLKVPQAKTGARALILTPTRELALQTMKFTKELGKFTGLKTALILGGDRMDDQFAALHENPDIIIGTPGRLMHVIMEMNLKLHSVEYVVFDEADRLFEMGFAEQLQEIIRRLPDTRQTLLFSATLPKLLVEFARAGLTEPVLIRLDVDSKLSDQIKLSFFHLRMDDKPAMLLHLLRNQVKIHEQTVVFAATKHHVEYLKELLTSEGLDCAYIYSALDQTARKINIGKFVHRKAMVLIVTDVAARGIDIPMLDNVINYNFPSKAKLFLHRVGRVGRAGRSGRTYSLICPDEMPFVYDLHLFLGRPVQFATPEHTQEVDGVFGRVPQSILDDESAHLVTSHENSLDLQNMFRVSENAYKQYLKSRPNPSPESIRRVKNTDLSSMAIHPLLGSGMEKMELEHLQIVDAIKSYKSKSTIFEINSSSKTQASEVMRAKRSRDTRLVDKFSKRREDIAAESRLHQPVKPTAADDDFTHNASEDEEGTLNEVFSAVVGGKRKRVQDGEDVQPKNKKISEKGKDEDYYIPYRPKDFNSERGLSLGAEGTAFEQQASSAVLDLMGDDGDLNKNKHIMKWDRKRKRFVRDTGREDQKKKLKLDSGQVIRNKKNKKNFYEEWKKKYKVDDEFGSVGETGGGASGMRPGGGRGRGRGRGRGRGGPNFQSPRGPQMTPGGRRVSSELKTHEQILKQRKKTQKQQFLQNGGLKKLRSKNKQWAGEVKKSGFGRGGQKKGKMKKRL from the exons ATGgcgcagaggaagaagaagctgacgaagaagaagagacacacGTCCAACAGAGAGATGGACGCGGACTCTGACAACGCAGACTTCGAGCTGGCTGCTGAAATCAAAGAGGATGATTCT CCTGGGAAGAAGCTGCCGAGGTTCCCCGCCTCCTCAGACTGTCTGTCTGATGTGGAGCCCGACACCAGGGTGCTGGTCAGAGCccaaaacaagaagaagaagaagtctgGAGGCTTTCAGTCCATGG gtctCAGTTACCCCGTCTACAAAGGGGTCATGAAGAAGGGTTACAAAGTCCCAACTCCCATCCAAAGAAAG ACTGTCCCAGTGATTTTGGATGGCAAGGATATAGTAGCCATGGCCAGGACCGGTAGCGGTAAGACAGCCGCCTTTTTGATTCCCATGTTCGAGAAGCTGAAGGTCCCTCAAGCTAAAACAGGAGCCAGAGCCCTCATCCTGACCCCCACCAGAGAGTTGGCCCTGCAGACCATGAAGTTCACAAAGGAG CTGGGAAAGTTCACTGGACTAAAGACGGCCTTGATCCTCGGTGGGGACAG AATGGATGATCAGTTTGCTGCCCTTCATGAAAACCCCGACAT AATCATCGGCACCCCCGGTCGTCTCATGCACGTGATCATGGAGATGAACCTGAAGTTGCATAGTGTGGAGTACGTGGTGTTTGACGAAGCTGACAG GTTGTTTGAAATGGGTTTTGCAGAGCAGCTTCAGGAGATCATCCGCCGGCTGCCAGACACCAGACAGACCCTGCTGTTCTCTGCCACTCTGCCCAAACTGCTGGTGGAGTTTGCCAGAGCCG GACTGACAGAACCAGTGCTAATTCGTTTGGATGTGGATTCTAAACTCAGTGACCAGATTAAG CTGTCATTTTTCCATCTGCGTATGGACGATAAGCCGGCAATGCTGCTTCATCTTCTCAGAAACCAGGTGAAGATTCACGAGCAGACGGTCGTCTTTGCAGCCACCAAACACCACGTCGAGTACCTCAAGGAG CTGCTTACTTCAGAAGGTTTGGACTGTGCCTACATCTACAGCGCCCTCGATCAGACTGCCAGGAAGATCAACATCGGGAAATTTGTGCATCGGAAAGCAATGGTGCTAATTGTGACGGACGTTGCAGCTCGTGGTATAGACATCCCCATGCTGGACAATGTCATCAACTACAACTTCCCATCCAAGGCCAAGCTCTTCTTGCACAGAGTTG GCCGTGTGGGACGTGCTGGCCGCAGTGGCAGAACCTACAGTTTGATTTGTCCAGACGAGATGCCTTTTGTCTACGACCTTCACCTCTTCCTCGGACGGCCTGTTCAGTTTgccacacctgaacacacacaag agGTAGACGGTGTGTTCGGTCGGGTCCCTCAGAGCATCCTGGACGACGAAAGCGCCCATCTCGTCACGTCTCATGAAAACTCGCTGGACCTGCAGAACATGTTTCGTGTCTCAGAGAACGCCTACAAGCAGTACCTCAAGTCTCGACCAAATCCCTCACCAGAGTCCATCAGACGGGTCAAAAACACAGATCTGTCCAGCATGGCAATCCATCCATTACTAG GGTCAGGTATGGAGAAAATGGAACTTGAGCACCTTCAAATAGTCGATGCCATCAAAAGCTACAAATCCAAATCG ACAATCTTTGAAATCAACTCCAGCAGTAAGACACAAGCCAGCGAGGTGATGCGGGCCAAACGCTCCAGGGACACGCGGCTGGTGGACAAATTCAGCAAACGCAGAGAGGACATTGCAGCAGAGAGTCGCCTGCATCAGCCCGTCAAACCGACCGCTGCCGACGATGATTTCACACACAACGCTAGCGAGGATGAGGAGGGCACTCTGAAC GAGGTGTTCTCTGCTGTGGTAGGTGGAAAGAGAAAACGCGTGCAGGACGGTGAGGACGTACAACCAAAGAACAAGAAAATCAGTGAGAAGGGTAAAGACGAGGACTATTACATCCCCTACAGACCCAAAGACTTCAACTctgagagagg GTTAAGTCTTGGTGCAGAGGGCACTGCTTTCGAGCAGCAGGCCTCCTCAGCCGTCCTGGACCTCATGGGAGATGACGGAGACCTAAACAAGAACAAACATATAATGAAATG GGATCGCAAGAGGAAGCGCTTCGTGAGAGACACAGGAAGGGAGGACCAGAAGAAGAAGCTCAAACTAGATAGCGGCCAGGTCATCAGGaacaagaagaacaagaagaactT TTACGAGGAGtggaagaaaaaatacaaggtCGATGATGAATTTGGCTCAGTTGGAGAAACGGGAGGAGGAGCATCAGGGATGAGGCCAGGAGGAG GTCGTGGTCGTGGGCGTGGTCGTGGCCGTGGGCGTGGTGGTCCTAACTTCCAGAGCCCCAGGGGCCCACAGATGACGCCCGGAGGCCGCAGAGTGAGCTCCGAGCTAAAGACGCATGAGCAGATATTGAAGCAGCGCAAGAAAACGCAGAAGCAACAGTTCCTGCAGAACGGAGGGCTAAAGAAGCTCCGctccaaaaacaaacagtgggcTGGAGAAGTTAAGAAGTCAGGGTTCGGACGGGGCGGTCAGAAGAAGGGCAAGATGAAGAAGAGGCTGTGA